A genomic window from Paraburkholderia phytofirmans OLGA172 includes:
- a CDS encoding cation:proton antiporter produces MHETLWFLIVGAVLVFMGVAATTLRRLPVSAAMFYLTIGYALGPPGMDLLRLDMVADARLLRIITEVALLVSLFAIGLRLRLGVLEKLWTVPLRLGFLAMLATIALLALFGVYGLQLGWGPSLLLAAMLAPTDPVLAHEVQVHNPGDHDLLRFALSGEGGLNDGIALPFVMLGLALCAAPAAQAGDVLTFRLAGGMIWGVVGALAIGGLLGWVTTHAVAWLRTRHAQALGLEGFFALGLIELSFGAAQLVHTYGFLAVFAAGVAMRRVEHRASGGASPRQAIGTVDSEDVEATAANPSKAHAYMTESVLGFTIELERIAEVAVMAMVGNVLATLQAPLFTWQTVALTVALFAFVRPVSVELSLLGSNATHTQRRLMSWFGIRGIGSFYYLAYALEQGPASDVAPLAPLALAVVAASVVIHGVSATPLMNWYHRVRRSEK; encoded by the coding sequence GCTGCGACGGCTGCCTGTTAGCGCCGCCATGTTCTATCTCACCATCGGCTACGCGCTCGGGCCGCCAGGCATGGACCTGTTGCGCCTCGATATGGTCGCCGATGCACGTCTGCTGCGAATCATCACCGAAGTCGCTCTGCTGGTCTCGCTGTTCGCCATCGGCCTGCGTTTGCGCCTCGGCGTACTCGAGAAGCTGTGGACCGTGCCGCTGCGTCTCGGCTTCCTCGCCATGCTCGCGACCATTGCGCTGCTCGCGCTGTTCGGCGTGTACGGATTGCAGCTTGGCTGGGGGCCATCCCTGCTGCTCGCGGCGATGCTGGCGCCAACGGATCCGGTGCTGGCTCACGAGGTCCAGGTCCACAATCCCGGCGATCACGACCTGCTGCGCTTCGCGCTCTCCGGCGAAGGCGGACTGAACGACGGCATCGCACTTCCCTTCGTCATGCTCGGCCTCGCGTTGTGCGCGGCGCCCGCCGCTCAGGCCGGCGACGTGCTGACCTTCAGGCTCGCCGGCGGCATGATATGGGGCGTGGTCGGTGCGCTTGCAATCGGCGGCCTGCTCGGCTGGGTCACGACGCATGCGGTCGCCTGGTTGCGTACGCGTCATGCGCAGGCGCTCGGTCTCGAGGGTTTCTTTGCGTTAGGGCTGATCGAGCTCTCATTCGGCGCCGCGCAACTCGTGCATACGTATGGCTTTCTGGCGGTGTTCGCCGCGGGCGTCGCGATGCGCCGCGTCGAACATCGTGCGAGCGGCGGCGCTTCACCGCGCCAGGCGATCGGCACGGTCGATTCCGAAGACGTCGAAGCGACTGCGGCGAACCCGAGCAAAGCGCACGCGTATATGACGGAGTCGGTACTCGGCTTCACAATCGAGCTCGAACGCATCGCCGAGGTCGCGGTGATGGCGATGGTCGGCAATGTGCTCGCCACGCTGCAAGCGCCGCTGTTCACCTGGCAGACGGTTGCGCTCACGGTTGCGCTGTTCGCCTTCGTCCGGCCGGTGTCGGTGGAGTTGTCTCTGCTGGGGTCTAACGCGACGCATACGCAGCGGCGTTTGATGAGCTGGTTCGGCATCCGTGGTATCGGTTCGTTTTACTACCTGGCGTACGCACTAGAACAGGGCCCGGCGTCCGACGTCGCGCCACTGGCGCCGCTCGCGCTGGCGGTCGTCGCGGCTTCGGTCGTGATTCATGGCGTCTCGGCTACGCCTCTGATGAACTGGTATCACAGGGTGCGCCGCAGCGAAAAGTAG
- a CDS encoding DEAD/DEAH box helicase: MNSASTSATALGARSDSSGFDPVLQAGPDAASDHASNPIPNPASNPLPASALEDFHPAVAGWFLKTFPAPTDAQAAAWPQIRRGRSTLVAAPTGSGKTLTAFLSALDELVHQGLANGGVLPDETLVVYVSPLKALSNDIRLNLEVPLQGIAAELDARGLPPLGIRTAVRTGDTTQQERNALKKRAPHILVTTPESLYVLLGSDSGRRMLSTVRTVIVDEIHALAGSKRGSHLALSLERLDALCQRRLPRIGLSATQKPVSAVARFLVGGASIESGIPADCAIVDVGHIRERDLALEIPPVPLEAVMSNEVWERVYDRLAELVAMHRTTLIFVNTRRMAERAARHLTERLGKDVVAAHHGSLAKEHRFDAEQRLKRGELRVLIATASLELGIDIGDVDLVCQMGSPRAIAPFLQRVGRSGHHVGGMPKGRLFPASRDDLIECAALLDCVRRGELDALRIPRAPLDVLAQQIVAEVSSAEWGEDALFEMMRRAAPYAGLEREQYDAVLRMLAVGYTSRNGPRGAYIHRDVVSGTLRGRRGGKLVAVTSGGTIPENADYAVVLEPQAINIGTVNEDFAVESLAGDVFQLGNASYRILRIESGRVRVEDAQGQPPNIPFWLGEAPGRSDELSFGVARLREQIGHLLDGKEADADVMTARLQRATDWLIDTLDLDEAAARQIVDYLARARAVLSVLPTQNTLVMERFFDESGGTQLVIHAPFGSRVNRAWGLALRKRFCRTFNFELQAAATEDAIVLSLTGSHSVVLDEVWHYLHSNSAEHLLIQALLDAPLFGVRWRWNATVALGLPRYTGGRKTPPQLQRMRSEDLLASVFPEQAACLENIVGERELPHHPLVDQTVDDCLHEAMDSASWVALLRRIEQGDVQLIARDLPAPSPLAAEILNARPYAYLDDAPIEERRTQAVLNRRWTDPSSADDLGALDADAIDSVRDEAWPQARTVDEMHEALTGLACITDAEARNDEGWPAWLASLAESGRATRLRISAGDALWLPAERLTCFQALYPDAPFEPPLTAPKGCADTWSADDALLDVLRARLTGFGPLPVRAIAEALSLPVASIEQTLMRLEAEGYVMRGRFSPGATEEEWCERHLLARIHRYTVKRLRREIEPVERHDFMRFLFEWQHLTPDTRSEGRDALAAVLDQLEGFQAAAGAWEEDILPARVKAYANISLDELCRTGKIVWTRLTERSRSAAGPVRSTPIVLLPRAQVRVWSALIDPSRQAELSARAQSVHDTLSQHGAMFFDELRTEAGGLRMELENALGELVAAGLVNSDSFAGLRALLKPVAKRSAYRANASSRRVRPSALIGGMDDAGRWALVNRRPVAGAAETSPARRQQFAPDVLEHVAMTLLRRYGVVFWRLLEREAEWLPPWRDLLRVFQRLEARGMVRGGRFVNGLAGEQFALPEAIPLLREVRRHANDSAFVCVAGTDPLNLAGTLLVGERVPAVAGNRVLYCDGVVVATLVAGAFWFAAPVEAIPAERERARSMLTRRF; this comes from the coding sequence ATGAATTCGGCCTCGACATCCGCCACCGCCTTAGGCGCGCGCTCTGATTCTTCGGGCTTTGACCCGGTATTGCAAGCGGGTCCAGATGCCGCTTCGGATCACGCTTCTAACCCCATTCCTAACCCCGCTTCTAACCCTCTACCGGCTAGCGCGCTGGAAGACTTCCATCCGGCGGTCGCCGGCTGGTTCCTGAAGACCTTCCCTGCCCCCACCGACGCCCAGGCTGCCGCCTGGCCGCAGATTCGCCGTGGGCGCTCAACCCTGGTCGCCGCGCCCACCGGTTCGGGCAAAACCCTCACCGCCTTCCTGTCCGCGCTCGACGAACTGGTCCACCAAGGCCTTGCCAACGGCGGCGTCCTGCCCGACGAAACCCTGGTGGTCTACGTCTCGCCACTGAAAGCACTCTCCAACGACATCCGCCTCAATCTGGAAGTGCCGTTGCAAGGCATCGCCGCGGAACTCGACGCGCGCGGCCTGCCGCCGCTCGGCATCCGCACCGCAGTGCGCACCGGCGACACCACGCAGCAGGAGCGCAACGCGCTGAAAAAACGCGCGCCGCATATTCTCGTGACCACGCCGGAATCGCTGTACGTCCTGCTCGGCTCGGATTCCGGCCGCCGCATGCTGTCGACGGTGCGCACGGTGATCGTCGACGAAATACATGCGCTCGCCGGCAGCAAGCGCGGCAGTCACCTGGCGCTCAGCCTCGAACGGCTCGACGCGCTGTGTCAGCGGCGCTTGCCGCGGATCGGCCTGTCGGCGACGCAAAAGCCGGTCAGCGCTGTAGCGCGCTTTCTGGTGGGCGGCGCGAGCATCGAAAGCGGTATTCCCGCAGACTGCGCGATCGTCGACGTGGGGCACATCCGCGAGCGCGATCTCGCGTTGGAGATTCCGCCCGTGCCGCTCGAAGCGGTCATGTCCAACGAAGTGTGGGAGCGCGTCTACGACCGGCTCGCCGAACTGGTGGCGATGCATCGCACCACACTGATCTTCGTCAACACGCGCCGCATGGCCGAACGCGCTGCGCGCCATCTGACCGAGCGTCTGGGCAAGGACGTGGTCGCCGCGCATCACGGCAGCCTCGCCAAAGAGCATCGTTTCGACGCCGAGCAGCGCCTGAAACGCGGCGAGTTGCGGGTGCTGATCGCCACCGCCTCGCTGGAACTGGGCATCGATATCGGCGACGTCGATCTGGTCTGCCAGATGGGTTCGCCGCGCGCGATTGCGCCATTTTTGCAACGCGTAGGGCGCTCGGGCCACCATGTCGGCGGCATGCCCAAGGGCCGGCTTTTTCCGGCCTCGCGCGACGATCTGATCGAATGCGCGGCGCTGCTCGACTGTGTGCGGCGTGGCGAACTCGACGCGTTACGGATTCCGCGCGCACCGCTCGACGTGCTCGCCCAACAGATCGTGGCCGAAGTATCGAGCGCCGAATGGGGCGAAGACGCATTGTTCGAGATGATGCGGCGCGCAGCCCCCTACGCCGGCCTCGAACGCGAGCAATACGACGCCGTGCTGCGCATGCTGGCCGTTGGCTATACGAGCCGCAACGGCCCGCGCGGCGCCTATATTCATCGCGACGTGGTGAGCGGCACCTTGCGTGGCCGGCGCGGTGGCAAACTGGTCGCCGTGACGTCAGGTGGCACGATTCCCGAGAACGCCGACTATGCGGTGGTGCTTGAACCGCAGGCGATCAATATCGGCACCGTCAACGAAGATTTCGCCGTCGAGAGTCTGGCCGGCGATGTGTTTCAACTCGGCAATGCGTCATATCGGATTTTGCGGATCGAGAGCGGCCGTGTGCGGGTCGAGGACGCGCAGGGGCAACCGCCGAATATTCCGTTCTGGCTCGGCGAGGCGCCGGGGCGCAGCGATGAACTGTCGTTCGGCGTCGCGCGCTTGCGTGAGCAGATTGGGCACCTGCTCGATGGGAAGGAGGCCGATGCCGACGTCATGACCGCGCGCCTCCAACGCGCAACCGACTGGCTGATCGACACCCTCGATCTCGACGAAGCCGCCGCCCGCCAGATCGTCGACTATCTCGCCCGCGCACGCGCCGTGCTCAGCGTGCTGCCTACGCAAAACACGCTCGTGATGGAGCGCTTCTTCGACGAATCGGGCGGCACGCAACTCGTGATCCATGCGCCGTTCGGCAGCCGCGTGAACCGCGCGTGGGGCCTCGCGTTGCGCAAGCGTTTTTGCCGGACCTTCAACTTCGAACTGCAAGCCGCCGCCACCGAAGACGCAATCGTGCTCTCGCTGACTGGCAGCCATTCGGTCGTACTCGATGAAGTGTGGCACTACCTGCATTCGAACAGCGCCGAGCATCTGCTGATCCAGGCGCTGCTCGACGCGCCGCTCTTCGGCGTGCGCTGGCGCTGGAACGCGACCGTCGCGCTCGGCCTGCCGCGTTACACCGGCGGGCGCAAGACCCCGCCGCAATTGCAGCGCATGCGTAGCGAAGATCTGCTGGCGAGCGTGTTTCCCGAGCAGGCTGCGTGTCTGGAGAACATCGTCGGCGAGCGCGAACTGCCGCATCATCCGTTAGTGGACCAAACCGTCGACGACTGCCTGCACGAAGCGATGGACAGCGCAAGCTGGGTGGCTTTACTGCGCCGCATCGAACAGGGCGACGTGCAGCTGATCGCCCGCGATTTGCCGGCGCCCTCGCCGCTTGCCGCCGAAATCCTCAACGCCAGGCCGTACGCCTATCTCGACGACGCACCGATCGAAGAGCGCCGCACGCAAGCCGTGCTGAATCGCCGCTGGACCGATCCGTCGAGCGCCGACGACCTCGGCGCGCTCGACGCCGATGCGATCGACAGCGTGCGCGACGAAGCATGGCCGCAGGCGCGCACCGTCGACGAGATGCACGAAGCGCTGACCGGCCTCGCCTGCATCACCGATGCCGAAGCGCGCAACGATGAAGGTTGGCCGGCATGGCTCGCGTCGCTCGCCGAATCAGGCCGCGCGACCCGCCTGCGGATCTCTGCCGGCGACGCGCTGTGGCTGCCCGCCGAGCGCCTGACCTGTTTCCAGGCCCTCTATCCGGACGCCCCGTTTGAACCACCGCTCACCGCGCCGAAGGGCTGCGCCGACACATGGAGCGCCGACGACGCCCTGCTCGACGTGCTGCGCGCCCGGCTGACCGGCTTCGGCCCGCTGCCGGTGCGCGCGATTGCAGAGGCACTGAGCTTGCCCGTGGCATCCATTGAACAAACGTTGATGCGTCTCGAAGCGGAAGGCTACGTGATGCGCGGCCGCTTCTCGCCGGGCGCCACCGAAGAAGAATGGTGCGAGCGTCATTTGCTTGCGCGGATCCACCGCTACACAGTGAAACGCTTGCGACGCGAGATCGAGCCGGTGGAGCGGCATGACTTCATGCGCTTTCTATTCGAGTGGCAGCATTTGACGCCGGACACACGCAGCGAGGGACGCGACGCACTGGCCGCCGTGCTCGACCAGCTGGAGGGTTTTCAGGCCGCGGCGGGCGCATGGGAAGAAGACATTTTGCCGGCACGCGTAAAGGCGTACGCGAACATTTCGCTAGACGAACTATGCCGTACCGGCAAGATCGTCTGGACCCGTCTGACCGAGCGCTCCCGCAGCGCTGCGGGACCGGTGCGCAGCACGCCGATCGTGCTGTTGCCCCGCGCTCAGGTGCGCGTATGGAGCGCGCTGATCGACCCGTCGAGACAAGCGGAGCTATCGGCTCGCGCGCAGAGCGTCCATGACACGTTATCGCAACATGGCGCGATGTTCTTCGACGAATTGCGGACCGAAGCAGGCGGATTGCGCATGGAACTGGAGAACGCGCTGGGCGAGCTGGTTGCAGCCGGCCTCGTGAATTCCGACAGTTTCGCCGGCTTGCGGGCGTTGTTGAAACCCGTCGCCAAACGCAGTGCTTATCGTGCTAACGCGAGCAGCCGGCGTGTCCGGCCGAGCGCATTGATCGGAGGAATGGACGACGCGGGGCGCTGGGCCTTGGTCAACCGGCGGCCCGTTGCGGGCGCAGCGGAAACCTCGCCGGCGCGCCGTCAGCAGTTCGCCCCCGACGTACTCGAACATGTCGCGATGACTTTGCTGCGCCGTTATGGCGTGGTGTTCTGGCGTTTGCTCGAACGCGAGGCCGAATGGTTGCCGCCGTGGCGAGATCTGTTGCGCGTGTTTCAGCGGCTCGAAGCGCGCGGCATGGTTCGCGGCGGGCGATTTGTGAACGGCCTCGCCGGGGAACAATTTGCGTTACCGGAAGCAATTCCGTTATTGCGGGAGGTTCGCCGGCATGCGAACGATAGTGCTTTTGTGTGTGTCGCCGGGACCGATCCTTTGAATCTTGCCGGCACGTTGCTGGTCGGCGAACGGGTGCCTGCGGTTGCGGGGAATCGGGTTTTGTATTGCGATGGTGTGGTTGTCGCGACACTTGTAGCAGGGGCTTTCTGGTTCGCCGCCCCCGTGGAAGCGATTCCCGCGGAGCGTGAGCGCGCCCGGAGCATGCTGACCAGGCGGTTCTGA
- a CDS encoding crotonase/enoyl-CoA hydratase family protein — protein sequence MNLHNHHACRPFLEAGNLSQVSAYYEEGRNIMWMMLRAQPRPCFNLDLVHDILGLAQAARESGLPIDFWVTGSLIPSMFNVGGDLDFFADSIRSGKRQALMAYARACVDCVHAAARGFDTGAISIAMVEGTALGGGFEAALAHHFLLAQNDARMGFPEIAFNLFPGMGGYSLVARKAGMRLAEELIGMGESHTAEWHFGRGLVDQLFEPGDAYMATRTFIDTLRPKMNGIRAMLRARQRVLQLSRAELMEITEDWVDAAFTIEEKDLAFMERLVMLQNRRTSNLRQTASSAANFA from the coding sequence ATGAATCTACATAATCACCACGCCTGCCGCCCGTTCCTCGAGGCCGGCAATTTGTCGCAAGTCTCCGCTTACTACGAAGAAGGCCGCAATATCATGTGGATGATGCTGCGGGCGCAGCCGCGGCCCTGTTTCAATCTGGATCTGGTGCATGACATTCTGGGTCTCGCGCAGGCAGCACGAGAGTCCGGCTTGCCGATCGACTTCTGGGTGACAGGCTCGTTGATTCCGAGCATGTTCAACGTCGGGGGCGACCTCGATTTTTTTGCTGACTCGATCCGCTCGGGCAAGCGTCAGGCGTTGATGGCGTATGCGCGAGCCTGCGTCGATTGCGTGCACGCGGCGGCACGCGGCTTCGATACGGGGGCGATTTCGATCGCGATGGTTGAGGGTACGGCGCTTGGAGGGGGCTTTGAGGCGGCACTGGCGCACCATTTCCTGCTGGCGCAAAACGATGCGCGCATGGGCTTTCCGGAGATCGCGTTCAATCTGTTCCCGGGCATGGGCGGCTATTCGCTGGTCGCGCGCAAGGCGGGCATGCGTCTGGCCGAGGAGTTGATCGGCATGGGCGAATCGCATACGGCCGAATGGCACTTCGGCAGGGGGCTGGTCGACCAGTTGTTCGAGCCAGGCGACGCCTATATGGCGACGCGTACTTTTATCGACACGCTCAGGCCGAAGATGAACGGCATCCGCGCGATGCTGCGGGCGCGTCAGCGCGTGCTGCAACTCTCGCGCGCCGAGCTGATGGAGATTACCGAGGACTGGGTGGACGCAGCGTTCACGATCGAGGAGAAGGACCTCGCCTTCATGGAGCGGCTGGTGATGCTGCAAAACCGCCGTACTTCGAACCTGCGCCAGACCGCCTCCAGCGCGGCCAATTTCGCCTGA
- a CDS encoding aldo/keto reductase gives MRYNQLGRTGVFVSELCLGTMTFGGGEGIWKQIGDLQQGDAERLVGRALDAGINFIDTADVYAEGLSEQITGQALKNLKVPRDKVVVATKVFGPTAEFPNARGASRYHIIDGVKASLKRLQLDHVDLYQIHGFDPATPIEETVRALDTLVQHGHVRYVGVSNWAAWQIVKALGISERLGLARFETLQAYYTLAGRDLERELVPMLRSEGLGLMVWSPLAGGLLSGKYGREHQGEAGSRRTTFDFPPVNRERAYDCIDVMRGIAEVKKVSVAQIALAWLLHQRVVTSVIVGAKKIEQLDDNIAATGVTLAADELAKLDQVSMLPAEYPGWMLERQGEARRKQLEEARHPL, from the coding sequence ATGCGATACAACCAGTTAGGCCGTACCGGTGTGTTTGTTTCGGAGCTATGCCTGGGCACGATGACCTTCGGCGGTGGCGAAGGCATATGGAAGCAGATCGGCGATCTGCAGCAGGGGGACGCGGAGCGGCTGGTCGGCCGGGCGCTCGACGCGGGCATCAATTTCATCGACACGGCCGACGTCTACGCGGAGGGCCTGTCCGAACAGATCACGGGCCAGGCGCTGAAGAACCTTAAAGTGCCGCGCGACAAAGTTGTGGTCGCAACCAAAGTATTCGGCCCGACGGCAGAATTCCCGAACGCACGCGGCGCCTCGCGCTATCACATTATCGACGGTGTCAAGGCTAGCCTGAAGCGCCTGCAACTCGATCACGTCGACCTGTATCAGATCCACGGTTTCGATCCGGCCACGCCGATCGAAGAAACCGTGCGCGCGCTCGATACGCTGGTTCAGCATGGCCATGTGCGCTATGTCGGCGTGTCGAACTGGGCCGCGTGGCAGATCGTGAAGGCGCTGGGCATTTCGGAACGCCTCGGCCTCGCGCGCTTTGAAACGCTACAGGCGTATTACACGCTGGCGGGCCGCGACCTCGAACGCGAACTCGTGCCGATGCTGCGCAGCGAAGGTCTTGGACTGATGGTGTGGAGTCCGCTCGCGGGCGGCTTGCTGAGCGGCAAATATGGGCGCGAACACCAGGGCGAAGCCGGTAGCCGTCGCACGACGTTCGATTTTCCGCCGGTCAATCGCGAGCGCGCTTATGACTGCATCGACGTGATGCGTGGTATCGCGGAGGTGAAGAAGGTGTCGGTGGCGCAGATCGCGCTCGCGTGGCTGCTGCATCAGCGCGTGGTCACCTCGGTGATCGTTGGGGCGAAGAAAATCGAGCAACTCGATGACAACATCGCCGCCACTGGCGTCACGTTGGCCGCCGACGAGCTTGCGAAGCTCGATCAGGTCAGCATGCTGCCGGCCGAGTACCCAGGCTGGATGCTGGAACGCCAGGGCGAGGCGCGCCGCAAGCAGCTCGAGGAGGCGCGTCATCCGCTATGA
- the pdeR gene encoding cyclic di-GMP phosphodiesterase, with product MNDDQHDQVLYAQFGTSSPCWRLSNDSNALELTPVTGDVPANVAIPLNPQQASQIRCLTGITSHLVLDVRLFGEPLRLHLVGKKLASNAWAGTASAYDDTESVARDLVHGLSFAEQVVSEVNSVVVIVDRHGRIQRFNRLAEELTGVKEEDIVGRNVWALFMTTESGAASSQNITGFFNRGVSYEVERRVKTLHGERLFLFRNKFVHSGSGVEEQFLICSGTDITEERLAQERLTELANTDSLTGLANRNAIKDKISTAIEEADPGESVGVLFLDLDNFKKVNDHYGHVFGDRLIRDVSAAISTCLNEGDALARLGGDEFIVLAAKGTAHDLEATAQRILERLRTPFSLGLVEVYTGCSIGIARYPEHGDGLESLIRSADTAMYVAKDEGKRTYRVFSPDMDRKVAEYMWLDTNLRRGLEEGQLTLHYQPKLVLATGAVQGVEALVRWNSPERGQIMPAEFIRYAEESGLIGVLGRWVMETAAKQAAKWKADGYDLRVAINVSARQLVDTAVVRHFSEALQRANLDPCLIDLELTESCLIEDEAAAIDLIKQFRQLGAQVHLDDFGTGYSSLSQLGRIPLDVIKLDRSFVRSINVDTKAQALVRSMVVVAQELNFKVVAEGIETESEEMFMKGLGVDYVQGFLYGQAMPAAEFERWLQDRQKLRLIA from the coding sequence ATGAACGACGACCAACACGACCAGGTGCTTTATGCCCAGTTCGGCACAAGCAGCCCTTGCTGGCGTCTGTCGAACGACAGCAACGCATTGGAACTCACGCCTGTCACCGGCGACGTGCCGGCCAATGTCGCCATTCCGCTGAATCCCCAGCAGGCCTCGCAAATCCGTTGCCTCACCGGCATCACCTCGCACCTCGTCCTCGACGTGCGGCTGTTCGGCGAACCGCTGCGCCTGCACCTCGTCGGCAAAAAACTTGCCAGCAATGCGTGGGCCGGCACCGCCTCGGCCTATGACGACACGGAATCCGTCGCGCGCGACCTGGTCCACGGTCTCTCTTTCGCCGAACAGGTCGTCTCCGAAGTCAATTCGGTCGTAGTCATCGTCGACAGGCATGGTCGTATACAACGCTTCAACCGTCTCGCCGAGGAACTCACCGGCGTCAAGGAAGAAGACATCGTCGGCCGCAATGTGTGGGCGCTGTTCATGACCACCGAATCCGGTGCGGCATCGAGCCAGAACATCACCGGTTTCTTCAATCGCGGCGTCTCGTACGAAGTCGAGCGGCGCGTGAAAACCCTCCACGGCGAACGGCTCTTTCTGTTCCGCAACAAATTTGTCCACAGCGGCAGCGGCGTCGAAGAACAGTTTCTGATCTGCTCGGGCACCGACATCACCGAAGAGCGGCTCGCGCAGGAACGGCTCACTGAACTGGCGAACACCGATTCGCTCACCGGCCTCGCCAATCGCAACGCGATCAAGGACAAGATCAGTACCGCGATCGAAGAAGCCGACCCAGGCGAATCGGTCGGCGTGCTGTTCCTCGATCTCGACAACTTCAAGAAGGTCAACGACCACTACGGCCACGTCTTCGGCGACCGGCTGATCCGCGACGTGTCGGCGGCCATCAGCACCTGCCTGAACGAAGGCGATGCGCTCGCGCGCCTCGGCGGCGACGAGTTCATCGTGCTCGCCGCCAAAGGCACCGCCCACGATCTCGAAGCCACCGCGCAGCGCATTCTCGAACGCCTGCGCACGCCGTTCAGCCTGGGGCTCGTCGAGGTCTACACCGGCTGCTCGATCGGGATCGCGCGGTATCCGGAACACGGCGACGGCCTCGAATCGCTGATCCGTTCCGCGGACACGGCGATGTACGTTGCCAAAGATGAAGGCAAGCGCACCTATCGCGTGTTCTCGCCCGACATGGACCGCAAGGTCGCCGAGTACATGTGGCTCGACACCAATCTGCGGCGCGGCCTCGAAGAGGGCCAGCTGACGCTGCACTATCAACCCAAGCTCGTGCTCGCCACCGGCGCGGTGCAGGGCGTGGAGGCGCTGGTACGCTGGAACTCGCCGGAGCGCGGGCAGATCATGCCGGCCGAGTTCATCCGCTATGCGGAAGAATCCGGGCTAATCGGCGTGCTCGGCCGCTGGGTCATGGAAACAGCGGCTAAACAGGCCGCCAAATGGAAGGCGGACGGCTACGACCTGCGCGTCGCGATCAACGTGTCGGCACGGCAGCTGGTCGATACAGCCGTGGTGCGGCATTTCAGCGAAGCGCTGCAGCGCGCGAATCTCGATCCCTGCCTGATCGACCTGGAGCTCACGGAGAGCTGCCTGATCGAGGACGAAGCGGCTGCGATCGATCTGATCAAGCAGTTCCGCCAGCTCGGCGCTCAGGTTCATCTGGACGACTTCGGCACCGGCTACTCGTCGCTCTCGCAGTTGGGCCGCATTCCGCTCGACGTCATCAAACTCGACCGCAGTTTCGTCCGCTCGATCAACGTCGACACCAAAGCGCAAGCGCTGGTGCGCTCGATGGTGGTGGTCGCCCAGGAACTGAATTTCAAGGTGGTCGCCGAAGGGATCGAAACCGAATCGGAAGAGATGTTCATGAAGGGGCTGGGCGTCGACTACGTGCAGGGCTTCCTGTATGGCCAGGCCATGCCGGCCGCGGAATTCGAACGCTGGCTGCAGGATCGACAGAAGCTCAGACTGATTGCCTGA